The Streptococcus suis DNA window AATGATATTAAGGAAAAATTGTGGTTTGTTTACGAATAATTAAAGTGAGGGAGCTATCCTTCACATGTCACAATGAATGGAAAGGAGGGGAAGGATATACTGAGGTATGTATGTAATGTGCAAGGGCGTAACATACCAAATATTTGCTTGAAAACACAATTCATCAATTCAATATCAATTAACGGGCCTCCAGTTGTCGAGTAAGATAGCTCAGAGAGCAGATTGTAATCTGATTAAAAATCAACACAGATATATTACAAATAATAAGGAGGAAAAAATAGATGTTTGGTGAATTAGAAATGAAGTATCCATTGGTAATGGATGAGCAACTACAAGATTCTTCAGGAGGTAGCATCTTTTTAGGAGTTGCAATAGCAAGTGGTGTTGCAATTGCTGGAACCTATATTTTTGGAGCATTAGATGGTGCTTTTGAAGCGAAAGCGAAACGAAGAGGCTACTAGATGGGGAATATGCTGCAGTCGATTGACTTAGGGTTTCAAAAGCTGAATCAGCTTTATGATCAACAATCTCCTGTTGTAAAAATAGTTACTTTTATTGCAGGCGTTATTCTTGTATATTGCCTAGCAACACTGGTGTTAGGACCAGTTTATTCTGCTGGGAAAGACTTTGGTCGCTATGTTTACAATGCAATGTTTAGGTAGGAAAGGAAAATAAGCAATGAATAATTTTGGAAAACTGGAAAATCAGTTCCTGTGTCTAAGTGATACTGATTTACAATATGTAAGTGGTGGTAGTTATAATTTTAAAGTTGATGTTGATAAGTTAGTAGATTATGCAACTCGAGCTTTTGGTAGTATTTATAATGCAGGAAAAAGCTTTGGTCGTAATTGGTATAATGCATTTTATTAATCGTGTATTGATTCAAAAATGGAAAAGTGAAGAGTAGCAGGCTGTATCTTAAAATAAAAAACTTGAAAAAGGATATAAGACAGGAGCGTAAATAAAAAAAATAAGCTCAACTATTCAATTTAGTTTCCCTTAAGCTTGGCGAGTTATACTAAATCCAAGCTAGAAATAGCTCATCACTTTCAGTATCGTCATCCGTAAGAGCTAAAGCTCAAACGGCTGGCATATCTTTTTCATATAATCTCCGAGATAGCTGACAGTCTCCCGTCAGCTGTTTTTGTCCTTTAAAAGCATAGTGAAGGAAGGAGATAAGAGGATTGGATAAACTAAAAAGGGCGCATTTGCGCCTTTTTGTGTAAAAAATTATTTAATAACTCCACCTTCTACAACA harbors:
- a CDS encoding bacteriocin leader domain-containing protein; this encodes MNNFGKLENQFLCLSDTDLQYVSGGSYNFKVDVDKLVDYATRAFGSIYNAGKSFGRNWYNAFY
- a CDS encoding class IIb bacteriocin, lactobin A/cerein 7B family encodes the protein MFGELEMKYPLVMDEQLQDSSGGSIFLGVAIASGVAIAGTYIFGALDGAFEAKAKRRGY